In the Setaria italica strain Yugu1 chromosome VI, Setaria_italica_v2.0, whole genome shotgun sequence genome, one interval contains:
- the LOC106804100 gene encoding uncharacterized protein LOC106804100 isoform X1, producing MAAAAAAAAGDSAVPNWVMLERLAFRRDDPASFREDRRTFASGTTSAGTQFDVSFILAEPPTPSRLYLSWPEGPKKGGQGLVMAANRNLVLFRLDSLVDESEPFGEVVHDYFIYIANPSSQQTPLLRRLPPCTEYNVYIEMQVTRLFPVLAVGLLCHGEDEFAVAHLAIRPRKKKSGSRIKKSAMQAELCVLRSSLSSSDDAKWETKVFPLQYQYDDLHYDFLNWEVDGVVPFKNALCWVNYCRGILFFDGVFEDRPKVSYIRLPLDTSFRGTGTDADSLKGMYRGLCVTEGGHRLVFVDVARHDGKCYGPRMPNTGFTLTSRTLKMTGNCTTPWEWNQDAVVTSDELWHANTMESLPRDIVMLPLLSMDKANVAHLSMLDWDGGRFSLVSIDLSNMQVMGPVITYLEGEDDTADADIVKTKQVLCAHFIPSEFPKFLDLRERENHP from the exons atggccgccgccgccgccgccgctgccggcgactCCGCTGTACCCAACTGGGTGATGCTGGAGCGCTTGGCCTTCCGGAGGGACGACCCCGCCTCCTTCCGCGAGGACAGGAGGACCTTCGCTTCCggcaccacctccgccggcaCTCAATTCGACGTCTCCTTCATCCTCGCCGAGCCTCCCACCCCCTCGCGCCTCTACCTCTCGTGGCCGGAAGGGCCCAAGAAGGGGGGCCAGGGCCTGGTCATGGCGGCCAACCGCAACCTCGTCCTCTTCAGGCTCGACTCCCTCGTCGACGAATCCGAGCCTTTCGGGGAGGTAGTGCATGATTACTTCATCTACATAGCTAATCCCTCCTCACAGCAGACACCCCTGCTCAGACGGCTGCCCCCCTGCACCGAGTACAACGTTTATATTGAGATGCAAGTTACTCGCTTGTTTCCGGTGCTGGCTGTTGGTCTGTTGTGCCATGGCGAAGACGAGTTTGCCGTGGCGCATCTGGCCATCAggcctcgcaaaaaaaaatcagggtcTCGCATAAAAAAATCAGCTATGCAAGCTGAGCTATGCGTGCTACGCTCGTCATTGTCCAGCAGTGATGATGCCAAATGGGAGACCAAGGTCTTTCCGCTACAGTACCAATACGATGATTTACACTATGATTTTCTGAACTGGGAAGTGGATGGTGTAGTTCCCTTCAAGAATGCCTTGTGCTGGGTTAACTACTGTAGAGGCATCCTTTTCTTCGACGGCGTCTTTGAAGACAGACCCAAGGTCTCCTACATCCGCTTGCCTCTGGATACTTCTTTCCGAGGGACTGGGACTGATGCCGATTCACTCAAGGGGATGTACCGTGGCTTGTGTGTCACTGAAGGTGGCCATCGGTTGGTATTTGTTGATGTTGCCCGTCATGATGGAAAATGTTATGGCCCGAGGATGCCCAACACTGGTTTCACCCTCACCTCCCGGACATTGAAGATGACAGGGAATTGCACCACGCCGTGGGAGTGGAATCAGGATGCTGTTGTCACTTCAGATGAACTATGGCATGCAAACACCATGGAGAGTCTCCCTCGTGACATTGTGATGCTCCCATTGCTGAGTATGGATAAGGCCAATGTTGCGCACCTTTCAATGCTTGACTGGGATGGTGGCAGATTCTCATTAGTTTCCATCGACTTGAGTAACATGCAAGTGATGGGCCCAGTCATTACATACCTCGAAGGGGAGGATGATACTGCTGATGCTGACATCGTCAAGACAAAGCAAGTATTATGTGCACACTTTATTCCATCCGAATTCCCCAAGTTCCTGGATCTCAG GGAGAGAGAGAACCATCCATAA
- the LOC106804100 gene encoding uncharacterized protein LOC106804100 isoform X2 encodes MAAAAAAAAGDSAVPNWVMLERLAFRRDDPASFREDRRTFASGTTSAGTQFDVSFILAEPPTPSRLYLSWPEGPKKGGQGLVMAANRNLVLFRLDSLVDESEPFGEVVHDYFIYIANPSSQQTPLLRRLPPCTEYNVYIEMQVTRLFPVLAVGLLCHGEDEFAVAHLAIRPRKKKSGSRIKKSAMQAELCVLRSSLSSSDDAKWETKVFPLQYQYDDLHYDFLNWEVDGVVPFKNALCWVNYCRGILFFDGVFEDRPKVSYIRLPLDTYFRGTGTDADARKGMYRGLCVTEGGHRLVFVDVARHDGKCYGPRMPNTGFTLTSRTLKMTGNCTTPWEWNQDAVVTSDELWHANTMESLPRDIVMLPLLSMDKANVAHLSMLDWDGGRFSLVSIDLSNMQVMGPVITYLEGEDDTADADIVKTKQVLCAHFIPSEFPKFLDLRERENHP; translated from the exons atggccgccgccgccgccgccgctgccggcgactCCGCTGTACCCAACTGGGTGATGCTGGAGCGCTTGGCCTTCCGGAGGGACGACCCCGCCTCCTTCCGCGAGGACAGGAGGACCTTCGCTTCCggcaccacctccgccggcaCTCAATTCGACGTCTCCTTCATCCTCGCCGAGCCTCCCACCCCCTCGCGCCTCTACCTCTCGTGGCCGGAAGGGCCCAAGAAGGGGGGCCAGGGCCTGGTCATGGCGGCCAACCGCAACCTCGTCCTCTTCAGGCTCGACTCCCTCGTCGACGAATCCGAGCCTTTCGGGGAGGTAGTGCATGATTACTTCATCTACATAGCTAATCCCTCCTCACAGCAGACACCCCTGCTCAGACGGCTGCCCCCCTGCACCGAGTACAACGTTTATATTGAGATGCAA GTTACTCGCTTGTTTCCGGTGCTGGCTGTTGGTCTGTTGTGCCATGGCGAAGACGAGTTTGCCGTGGCGCATCTGGCCATCAggcctcgcaaaaaaaaatcagggtcTCGCATAAAAAAATCAGCTATGCAAGCTGAGCTATGCGTGCTACGCTCGTCATTGTCCAGCAGTGATGATGCCAAATGGGAGACCAAGGTCTTTCCGCTACAGTACCAATACGATGATTTACACTATGATTTTCTGAACTGGGAAGTGGATGGTGTAGTTCCCTTCAAGAATGCCTTGTGCTGGGTTAACTACTGTAGAGGCATCCTTTTCTTCGACGGCGTCTTTGAAGACAGACCCAAGGTCTCCTACATCCGCTTGCCTCTGGATACTTATTTCCGAGGGACTGGGACTGATGCCGATGCACGCAAGGGGATGTACCGTGGCTTGTGTGTCACTGAAGGTGGCCATCGGTTGGTATTTGTTGATGTTGCCCGTCATGATGGAAAATGTTATGGCCCGAGGATGCCCAACACTGGTTTCACCCTCACCTCCCGGACATTGAAGATGACAGGGAATTGCACCACGCCGTGGGAGTGGAATCAGGATGCTGTTGTCACTTCAGATGAACTATGGCATGCAAACACCATGGAGAGTCTCCCTCGTGACATTGTGATGCTCCCATTGCTGAGTATGGATAAGGCCAATGTTGCGCACCTTTCAATGCTTGACTGGGATGGTGGCAGATTCTCATTAGTTTCCATCGACTTGAGTAACATGCAAGTGATGGGCCCAGTCATTACATACCTCGAAGGGGAGGATGATACTGCTGATGCTGACATCGTCAAGACAAAGCAAGTATTATGTGCACACTTTATTCCATCCGAATTCCCCAAGTTCCTGGATCTCAG GGAGAGAGAGAACCATCCATAA